From a single Gimesia fumaroli genomic region:
- a CDS encoding efflux RND transporter permease subunit, with amino-acid sequence MTNKLDEISDENVGFLTRVVEVFLRGDVAVLLIIVSLMLGAAALWLTPREEEPQIVVPMADVFVSAPGLSAEEVEAKVTDRLEKLLYQIDGVEYLYSMSKPGQCVVTVRFYVGEDREDSLVKLYNKINSSTDLIPPGVTSWVIKPIEVDDVPIVIATLWSEDPELHSDHELRRIAEEVQLELQAIPNTNRVEVVGGRPRRIRVELDAQRLAAHKTSPLQIRNAIKVSNVMIRAGEFEQQDQQFIVESGTFIKDVSDLENIVVNVSGDRPVYLKNVATVVDGPAEVEGYSWIGFGAADEAHASEDQLYPAVHLSVAKRKGTNAVWVAAAVEERLQELSTTHFPDGVEYRITRDYGETANEKVNELVEGLIVAVLTVIALIGFVIGWRAALVIALAIPVCYSLTLFVNLTAGYTINRVTMFALILALGLLVDDPITDVENIARYFAMRILPPRQSVLRAVQEVRPALILSTLAIIVSFLPLAFITGMMGPYMAPMALNVPLTVTFSTFVAFMITPWLAMVSLRRLSQTDEENENSYDLTKQPLYRLSRAILNPILSRRMYCWGVLFGIVLLLVGAMTLPVMRLVPVKMLPYDNKNEFQVVLDMPEGTSLERTAAAATQVGAYLSGVSEVRDYEIYVGKASPMDFNGMVRHYFLRNASYLADIRVNLIGKDHRVAQSHEIILRLRKPLTELANTLGAKLKLVEVPPGPPVLSTITAEVYGPPGKTYADLIDVARQVEGRLAGEPGMVDVDLSAEDDQIRWVFDVDKPKAALSGISTEAVAETIRIALNGDKSTVLHLPHEVEPLWIELKLPRSNRSAIDDLEELYVQGSGGQVVQLGALGKFKKTLEDKTIYHKNLKRVVYVYAEVAGRPPADAILDVDMDRQTEPAQSAAEVRPVENRTWLSPGGGAAWSIPAGYSVNWAGEGEWKITLDVFRDLGFAFAAALLSIFIILMFQTGSRTLPVLIMLAIPLTLIGILPGFWLLNVIMDVPVGGHPNPVFFTATAMIGMIALAGIVVRNSVVLIDFIHLARKEGFPLQEAVVRSVAVRTRPILLTAGTTLLANWVITLDPVFSGLAWAIIFGILTSTMFTLIVIPVTYWLLYQREETEQTAPAPETGA; translated from the coding sequence ATGACAAATAAGCTGGATGAGATTTCCGACGAAAATGTTGGTTTCCTGACGCGTGTGGTCGAAGTCTTCCTGCGCGGCGACGTGGCGGTTCTGCTGATCATTGTCTCGCTGATGCTGGGCGCCGCCGCCTTATGGCTGACACCTCGTGAAGAAGAACCGCAGATCGTGGTCCCGATGGCGGATGTCTTTGTGAGTGCGCCCGGCCTGTCGGCCGAAGAGGTCGAAGCCAAGGTCACAGATCGACTGGAGAAGCTGCTGTACCAGATTGATGGCGTGGAGTACTTGTATTCGATGTCCAAGCCCGGTCAGTGTGTGGTCACAGTCCGATTTTATGTCGGCGAGGATCGGGAAGACTCGCTGGTAAAGCTGTATAACAAGATCAATTCATCGACCGATCTGATTCCGCCGGGGGTCACATCGTGGGTGATTAAACCGATCGAAGTGGATGATGTTCCCATTGTGATTGCCACGCTCTGGAGTGAAGATCCCGAACTTCACAGCGACCACGAATTACGCCGGATTGCGGAAGAAGTTCAGCTTGAACTGCAGGCAATTCCCAACACCAACCGTGTGGAAGTGGTCGGCGGCCGTCCGCGGCGAATTCGTGTTGAACTCGATGCACAACGACTGGCGGCTCACAAGACATCACCCCTGCAGATTCGTAATGCGATAAAGGTCAGCAATGTGATGATCCGGGCGGGGGAATTTGAACAACAGGATCAGCAGTTTATTGTTGAGTCGGGCACGTTTATCAAGGATGTGTCCGATCTGGAAAATATTGTGGTGAATGTTTCGGGAGACCGGCCGGTTTATCTCAAAAATGTCGCGACGGTGGTGGATGGTCCCGCTGAAGTCGAAGGTTACAGCTGGATTGGCTTCGGGGCCGCGGATGAAGCGCATGCCAGCGAAGACCAGTTGTATCCCGCCGTCCATCTTTCCGTTGCTAAGCGGAAGGGGACGAATGCGGTCTGGGTAGCTGCTGCGGTGGAAGAGCGACTGCAGGAGCTGTCTACCACCCACTTTCCTGATGGCGTTGAATATCGCATCACCCGCGATTATGGTGAGACTGCCAATGAAAAAGTGAACGAACTGGTTGAAGGGCTGATCGTTGCGGTGCTGACGGTGATTGCGCTGATTGGATTTGTGATCGGCTGGAGGGCGGCGCTGGTGATTGCGCTGGCGATACCCGTCTGTTACAGCCTGACCTTGTTCGTCAATCTGACCGCCGGTTATACGATCAACCGCGTGACCATGTTTGCGCTGATCCTGGCTTTAGGACTGCTGGTTGACGATCCGATTACAGACGTCGAAAATATCGCCCGATACTTTGCGATGCGTATTCTACCGCCGCGGCAATCGGTGTTGCGTGCGGTGCAGGAAGTGCGCCCCGCGTTAATACTTTCCACATTGGCGATCATCGTTAGCTTTCTGCCTTTGGCATTTATTACTGGCATGATGGGCCCCTACATGGCGCCGATGGCTTTAAACGTGCCGCTGACCGTGACGTTTTCGACATTCGTGGCGTTTATGATTACGCCCTGGCTGGCGATGGTCTCTCTCAGACGACTCTCTCAGACCGACGAAGAGAATGAAAATTCTTATGACCTGACGAAACAGCCCCTGTATCGACTGTCGCGTGCGATTCTCAATCCGATACTGTCCCGGCGGATGTATTGCTGGGGGGTATTGTTCGGAATCGTGTTACTGCTCGTCGGCGCGATGACGCTGCCGGTCATGCGGCTGGTGCCTGTCAAGATGCTGCCTTATGACAACAAGAATGAATTTCAGGTCGTGCTCGACATGCCGGAAGGGACTTCGCTCGAACGGACAGCCGCCGCAGCAACGCAGGTCGGCGCGTATTTAAGTGGTGTCTCGGAAGTACGCGATTATGAAATCTACGTAGGGAAGGCATCGCCGATGGATTTCAACGGAATGGTGCGGCATTACTTCCTGCGAAACGCCTCTTATCTGGCTGACATCCGTGTGAATCTGATCGGTAAAGATCATCGTGTTGCACAGTCTCATGAAATTATATTACGCCTTCGCAAGCCCTTAACCGAATTAGCCAACACACTGGGCGCGAAATTAAAGTTGGTGGAAGTACCGCCGGGGCCCCCGGTATTGTCGACGATTACTGCGGAAGTTTATGGGCCTCCGGGAAAAACGTATGCAGATCTAATTGATGTGGCCCGTCAAGTGGAAGGTCGCCTGGCTGGCGAACCGGGTATGGTGGATGTCGACTTGAGTGCCGAGGACGATCAGATCCGCTGGGTGTTTGACGTCGATAAACCCAAGGCGGCGCTGTCAGGAATTTCCACAGAAGCGGTCGCGGAAACCATTCGCATCGCGCTCAACGGAGATAAATCAACGGTCTTGCATCTGCCGCATGAGGTGGAGCCGCTATGGATCGAACTCAAGCTGCCTCGCTCCAACCGGTCTGCGATTGATGATCTGGAAGAACTCTATGTGCAGGGGAGCGGAGGTCAGGTCGTGCAACTGGGGGCGCTCGGAAAATTCAAAAAAACACTCGAAGACAAAACCATCTATCATAAAAACCTGAAACGCGTCGTTTATGTGTATGCGGAAGTCGCCGGTCGACCGCCCGCCGATGCGATTCTGGATGTCGACATGGATCGACAGACAGAACCCGCACAGAGCGCAGCTGAGGTCCGACCTGTGGAGAACCGTACCTGGTTGTCTCCCGGCGGCGGGGCTGCCTGGTCGATCCCCGCCGGCTATTCCGTGAACTGGGCAGGTGAAGGGGAATGGAAGATTACCCTGGATGTCTTTCGAGATCTGGGCTTCGCGTTTGCAGCCGCACTATTGAGTATCTTTATTATTTTGATGTTTCAAACCGGCTCGCGGACGCTGCCGGTGTTGATCATGCTGGCGATCCCGCTGACATTGATCGGCATTTTGCCCGGTTTCTGGTTGCTGAATGTGATCATGGATGTGCCGGTGGGCGGGCATCCCAATCCAGTTTTCTTCACGGCAACGGCCATGATCGGCATGATTGCGCTGGCGGGAATCGTGGTGCGGAATTCGGTCGTGCTGATTGATTTTATTCACCTGGCGCGAAAAGAAGGGTTCCCGCTGCAGGAAGCGGTCGTCCGCTCGGTCGCGGTTCGCACGCGACCAATTCTTTTGACGGCCGGCACCACGCTGCTGGCGAACTGGGTGATCACGCTCGATCCCGTCTTTTCCGGATTGGCCTGGGCAATCATTTTCGGCATTCTGACATCAACCATGTTCACACTGATTGTGATCCCGGTGACCTACTGGTTGCTGTATCAGCGCGAAGAAACGGAGCAGACAGCTCCGGCACCTGAAACCGGTGCCTGA
- a CDS encoding anion transporter, which translates to MSTFVIVVYIVVYLSMLLGGIPGLKVDRTGAALLGAILLLAGGSLSEKQALNAIDVPTLALLFGLMVVSAQFSLGGFYTLITRRVVMCEMAPGTLLGVVIAVSAVLSAMLTNDVVCLAVAPLLSRMCLSKQLNPVPFLIALACASNIGSATTLIGNPQNILIGESLKLSFNHYFLIAVPPCLLGLLVVWAVIRHLYQGQWLIEAKEILDDTETRFDRWQTGKGVLILVVLIGCFVFAPWPRELLALGAAGILLMSRKFYTRKVMGLVDWPLLVLFISLFMINESFELTGGLKWLVSQTEAAGISLDQPSHLFVTTAILSNLVSNVPAIMLLLQIVPGAEVGPLLALGSTLAGNLIIVGSVANIIVVEAARQDGVEISFKTHARVGIPVTLLTLCIAACWLWLVM; encoded by the coding sequence ATGAGCACCTTTGTCATTGTTGTCTATATCGTCGTCTATCTGAGTATGCTGCTGGGCGGAATTCCCGGGCTAAAAGTCGATCGGACCGGTGCTGCTCTTTTGGGAGCGATCCTGCTACTGGCTGGTGGAAGTCTCAGTGAGAAGCAGGCACTGAATGCCATCGATGTTCCCACGCTGGCGCTGCTGTTCGGGCTGATGGTGGTTTCCGCTCAATTTAGTCTGGGGGGATTCTATACTCTGATCACGCGACGTGTAGTGATGTGCGAAATGGCGCCTGGGACGCTGTTGGGAGTTGTGATCGCAGTCTCAGCAGTCTTAAGTGCGATGTTGACGAATGATGTGGTCTGTCTGGCTGTGGCGCCATTACTCTCCCGGATGTGTCTCAGCAAGCAGTTGAATCCGGTTCCCTTTCTGATTGCACTCGCCTGTGCGTCAAATATTGGCAGCGCGACCACATTGATCGGGAATCCGCAGAATATTCTGATCGGGGAATCGCTCAAGCTTTCGTTTAATCACTATTTTCTGATCGCAGTCCCACCCTGTCTGTTGGGACTACTGGTTGTCTGGGCTGTGATCAGGCACTTGTATCAGGGGCAGTGGTTGATTGAAGCAAAAGAAATTCTTGACGACACGGAGACGCGCTTTGATCGCTGGCAGACGGGGAAAGGTGTACTGATTCTGGTCGTATTGATCGGGTGTTTCGTCTTTGCGCCCTGGCCGCGCGAACTGCTGGCACTGGGGGCGGCGGGGATTCTGTTAATGAGTCGAAAATTTTATACCCGTAAGGTCATGGGACTGGTGGACTGGCCGCTCTTGGTGCTGTTTATCAGTCTGTTTATGATCAATGAGTCGTTTGAGTTGACCGGCGGTTTGAAATGGCTGGTTTCCCAGACGGAAGCCGCGGGCATTTCACTCGATCAGCCGTCTCACTTGTTTGTAACGACGGCGATTCTGAGCAACCTGGTTTCTAACGTGCCGGCGATCATGTTGCTCTTGCAGATCGTACCGGGTGCCGAAGTAGGGCCTTTGCTTGCTTTGGGCAGTACGCTCGCGGGGAATCTGATCATTGTCGGTAGCGTCGCGAATATTATCGTGGTGGAAGCGGCACGGCAGGACGGCGTCGAGATCAGCTTTAAAACTCACGCGCGGGTCGGGATTCCGGTGACACTTCTCACCTTATGCATCGCAGCGTGCTGGCTTTGGCTGGTAATGTAG
- a CDS encoding efflux RND transporter periplasmic adaptor subunit — MFAHKGLIIFFRILMVVAGFAVLVLSIAWLSGMFEPKVGSDWQERGVRRHTTEPISEVHEVTKPYVEEAIGTLKASSRTIVASKVLATIEKINVKAGDQVTKGQMLIELDAKEYQARLSQAKQSLAAASATRDEAEKEFKRVETLLRKNVVTKSDFDRAKRQLEVAKAEESRAKQAVTEAEILLSYTTIKAAKNGRIVDRLAEPGDIVNPGAPLLVLYDATSLRLEAPVMEHLAVKLRPGDELKVYVDALNRELNATIDEIVPQADAPSRSFLVKASLPRSEDLYEGMFGRLRIPAGSRKHLCLDMDAIERIGQLEFVNVLRPDGTLERRFIKTGQVGIPGRQEVLSGLQAGEQVILKPNSPAKESSTDDK, encoded by the coding sequence ATGTTCGCTCACAAAGGTTTGATCATCTTCTTCCGCATACTAATGGTGGTCGCGGGTTTTGCCGTGCTGGTTCTTTCTATCGCCTGGCTGTCGGGGATGTTTGAGCCGAAAGTGGGATCTGACTGGCAGGAACGAGGTGTGCGGCGGCATACCACCGAGCCGATATCTGAAGTGCACGAGGTAACGAAGCCTTATGTTGAGGAAGCCATCGGAACGCTCAAAGCATCGAGCCGTACGATTGTGGCATCCAAGGTCCTGGCGACGATTGAAAAGATCAACGTAAAAGCCGGGGATCAGGTCACCAAAGGGCAGATGCTAATTGAACTGGATGCCAAAGAATATCAAGCGCGTCTGAGTCAGGCCAAACAATCTCTGGCAGCCGCCAGTGCGACACGTGACGAAGCAGAAAAAGAGTTTAAAAGAGTCGAAACACTCTTGAGAAAGAACGTGGTGACGAAGTCTGACTTCGATCGGGCGAAGCGGCAACTGGAAGTGGCGAAAGCGGAAGAGTCACGCGCCAAACAAGCGGTTACGGAAGCGGAAATCTTATTATCCTATACCACGATCAAGGCGGCGAAGAATGGTCGGATTGTGGATCGGCTGGCCGAACCGGGAGACATCGTGAATCCGGGGGCGCCGCTATTGGTATTATATGACGCGACTTCCTTGAGGCTCGAAGCACCAGTGATGGAGCATCTGGCCGTCAAACTGAGGCCCGGGGATGAACTCAAGGTCTATGTGGATGCATTGAACCGTGAGTTAAACGCGACGATTGACGAAATTGTGCCTCAGGCGGATGCGCCCAGTCGCTCGTTTCTGGTTAAAGCAAGTTTGCCTCGTTCGGAAGATCTGTATGAAGGAATGTTCGGCCGACTGCGGATTCCCGCCGGAAGTCGCAAGCATCTTTGTCTGGATATGGATGCGATCGAGCGCATCGGCCAGCTCGAATTTGTGAATGTGCTTCGTCCCGATGGAACTCTGGAACGACGCTTTATCAAAACCGGACAAGTCGGCATTCCCGGTCGCCAGGAGGTCTTAAGCGGCCTTCAGGCGGGAGAGCAGGTGATTCTGAAACCGAATTCTCCAGCGAAGGAGTCCAGCACCGATGACAAATAA
- the cls gene encoding cardiolipin synthase, whose protein sequence is MDVTTMLVETHILIEILLILRVILRPHREPTSRLAWIVVIVTVPVVGILAYLLFGEVNIGRRRIARMREVIENLPPFPANGDVKELPGFVEVPDRYDHLFRIGQSISGFSAADGNAATLLPDSNATIDAMVADIDAAQDHVHLLFYIWLADNNGCKIVEALKRAAARGVTCRAMADGLGSRLMIKSPYWSEMTEAGVHVAVALPIGNLLLRPFVGRIDLRNHRKIVVIDGDITYCGSQNCADPEFRVKPKYAPWVDAVIRFQGPVALQNQFLFASDWMTYVNEDLTNLLRTPVPPQKSGIPAQVIGTGPTVRYSAMPEVFESLMHTARRELIITTPYYVPNESMQDALCATAYRGIDTTIIFPARNDSRVVAAASRSYYAELLAAGVKIFEYTEGLLHTKSLTLDGEVTLIGSANIDRRSFDLNYENNILFYDPTLTAAVRERQQEYLAHSLEVTSEDVANWSMTHRLWNNTVAMLGPVL, encoded by the coding sequence ATGGACGTAACCACCATGCTGGTGGAGACTCATATCCTGATTGAGATTCTGCTCATCCTGCGTGTCATCCTCAGGCCGCATCGAGAGCCGACCTCGCGACTGGCCTGGATTGTTGTCATTGTAACGGTGCCGGTCGTCGGCATCCTCGCTTATCTTTTATTTGGTGAAGTGAATATTGGCCGCCGCCGCATCGCACGGATGCGTGAGGTGATCGAGAACCTGCCACCATTTCCAGCAAACGGGGATGTAAAAGAATTACCGGGATTCGTTGAGGTCCCCGATCGCTACGATCATCTGTTTCGCATCGGCCAGTCCATTAGCGGCTTCTCTGCTGCAGATGGAAACGCGGCGACGCTGCTGCCTGATTCGAACGCAACGATCGACGCGATGGTGGCCGACATTGACGCCGCTCAAGATCATGTGCATCTACTGTTTTATATCTGGCTGGCCGACAATAACGGCTGCAAAATTGTAGAGGCGCTCAAGCGGGCTGCAGCACGGGGTGTGACGTGCCGGGCTATGGCTGACGGGCTCGGTTCACGACTGATGATCAAGTCCCCCTATTGGAGTGAGATGACTGAAGCGGGAGTGCATGTCGCGGTTGCACTGCCGATCGGGAATCTGCTTTTGCGTCCATTCGTCGGTCGCATTGATCTGCGCAATCACCGTAAGATTGTGGTGATTGATGGAGACATCACCTACTGTGGCAGCCAGAACTGTGCCGATCCGGAATTCCGCGTGAAACCGAAATATGCCCCCTGGGTAGATGCTGTCATCCGCTTTCAGGGACCAGTCGCACTCCAAAATCAATTTCTGTTTGCCAGCGACTGGATGACTTATGTAAATGAAGATCTAACCAACCTGCTACGTACCCCGGTCCCTCCACAGAAATCGGGTATTCCCGCTCAAGTCATCGGCACGGGCCCCACCGTACGGTATTCTGCCATGCCGGAAGTCTTCGAGTCCCTGATGCACACCGCGCGTCGCGAACTGATCATCACGACCCCGTATTATGTTCCCAACGAATCGATGCAGGACGCACTCTGCGCAACCGCCTATCGAGGCATTGATACCACCATCATCTTTCCTGCCCGCAATGATTCCCGGGTTGTGGCTGCTGCCAGTCGCAGTTATTACGCAGAATTACTGGCGGCGGGCGTCAAAATCTTCGAGTACACCGAAGGCCTGTTACATACAAAATCACTCACTCTGGATGGTGAAGTCACATTGATTGGTTCTGCGAACATCGACCGGCGCAGCTTTGACCTCAACTACGAAAATAACATCCTGTTTTACGATCCCACACTGACCGCCGCCGTTCGAGAACGACAGCAGGAATACCTCGCACATTCCCTCGAAGTCACATCAGAGGATGTGGCAAACTGGTCAATGACACACCGATTATGGAACAATACCGTCGCCATGCTGGGCCCGGTTTTGTGA
- a CDS encoding FAD-dependent oxidoreductase, whose translation MSDMLETISHTWEIPLRATVDVAVIGGGSAGVAAAAAAARNGASTVLVERYGFLGGTSTAGMVGPFMTSYTPDGKRQLVGGLFQEVIDRMVAMGGAVDPGTTEAGSAWASFIELGHANVTPFHVEALKMATLEMVCDAGAQIRFHTSFVDVVMDGERIRDIIILDKAGLGLLRPKVVIDTSGDGDIAAKAGAPFEVGRREDGKMMPVTLFLTIGNVDDARVEVWMREHEQLHPGERLFECIVKEARERGEWTLEREFLNIYREPTPGQWRVNSTRIQNVDGTNPDDLSRAEIEGRRQAWELIRFFRSHCPGLEHAQLIATGTQVGVRETRHILGDYVLNGQDVLEGHKFEDGIAQCSYPIDIHDPQGPRGRLEGIHADHYEIPYRCLVPRQVNNLLVAGRPISADHEGAASARVIPPCYATGEAAGTAASLSIQQGMTPRDLDVKLLRTRLREQGAIV comes from the coding sequence ATGTCAGACATGCTGGAAACAATCAGTCACACATGGGAGATTCCGTTACGTGCTACCGTTGACGTGGCTGTCATCGGAGGTGGCTCTGCCGGGGTGGCGGCTGCGGCAGCGGCCGCGCGGAATGGAGCGTCGACTGTGCTGGTCGAGCGATATGGTTTTCTTGGCGGGACTTCGACAGCCGGGATGGTCGGTCCCTTTATGACGTCTTATACACCGGACGGCAAACGCCAGCTCGTTGGGGGACTGTTTCAGGAAGTCATCGATCGCATGGTGGCGATGGGCGGCGCCGTCGATCCTGGGACGACGGAAGCCGGTTCTGCCTGGGCCTCGTTTATCGAACTGGGACATGCCAACGTGACGCCGTTTCACGTTGAAGCACTCAAGATGGCGACGCTGGAAATGGTGTGTGATGCCGGCGCGCAAATTCGTTTTCATACGTCGTTTGTTGATGTCGTGATGGACGGGGAACGGATTCGGGATATCATCATCCTTGATAAGGCAGGCCTGGGATTACTGCGCCCCAAAGTGGTGATTGATACTTCGGGAGACGGCGATATCGCTGCGAAAGCAGGGGCGCCCTTTGAAGTGGGCCGACGTGAAGACGGCAAGATGATGCCGGTCACGTTGTTTCTGACGATTGGCAATGTCGATGACGCGCGTGTGGAAGTCTGGATGCGGGAACACGAACAATTGCATCCCGGGGAGCGTTTGTTTGAGTGCATTGTGAAGGAAGCGCGGGAACGCGGCGAATGGACATTGGAGCGCGAATTTCTGAATATTTATCGCGAGCCGACGCCCGGTCAATGGCGGGTGAATTCCACGCGTATTCAGAATGTGGACGGGACCAACCCTGATGATCTGTCGCGTGCGGAAATCGAAGGGCGGCGTCAGGCGTGGGAGTTGATTCGGTTTTTCCGTTCGCACTGTCCCGGACTGGAGCATGCGCAGTTGATCGCGACGGGAACGCAGGTCGGTGTTCGTGAAACGCGGCATATTCTAGGAGACTATGTACTCAACGGTCAGGATGTGCTGGAAGGTCACAAGTTTGAGGATGGGATCGCCCAGTGTTCGTATCCGATTGATATTCATGATCCACAGGGACCGCGGGGGCGACTGGAAGGAATTCACGCCGACCATTATGAGATACCGTATCGCTGTCTGGTGCCGCGACAGGTGAATAATTTGCTGGTGGCCGGCCGGCCGATCTCCGCCGACCACGAAGGCGCCGCTTCCGCACGCGTGATTCCTCCCTGTTACGCGACAGGAGAGGCAGCGGGAACTGCAGCGAGTCTGTCGATTCAACAAGGTATGACACCACGGGATCTGGATGTAAAATTGCTTCGTACAAGGTTGCGTGAACAGGGAGCCATTGTTTAA